A genomic window from Chitinophagaceae bacterium includes:
- a CDS encoding DUF86 domain-containing protein, producing the protein MRNFEVIGEATKHLSDAFRTSHSNIEWKKIAGLRDKLIHDYMGIDLWSIWVLATEMIPDFSTEIKKIISGEED; encoded by the coding sequence ATCAGAAATTTTGAAGTTATTGGAGAGGCTACAAAACATTTATCTGATGCGTTTAGAACAAGTCATTCAAATATTGAATGGAAAAAAATAGCAGGTTTAAGAGATAAGCTAATTCATGACTATATGGGAATTGATCTTTGGTCAATATGGGTATTAGCTACTGAAATGATTCCTGATTTTAGTACAGAAATAAAGAAAATTATTTCGGGTGAAGAGGATTGA